The proteins below are encoded in one region of Flavobacterium sp. IMCC34852:
- a CDS encoding Sec-independent protein translocase subunit TatA/TatB: MNFLTIFLGTIEFPQMMLILAVILLLFGGKKIPELMKGLGSGVKEFKKAAKDDTTEPKKEEETTTKE; this comes from the coding sequence ATGAACTTTTTAACCATATTTCTTGGCACAATTGAATTCCCACAAATGATGTTGATCTTGGCCGTTATTTTATTACTTTTCGGAGGTAAAAAAATTCCGGAATTGATGAAAGGTTTGGGTAGCGGCGTGAAAGAATTCAAAAAAGCGGCTAAAGACGATACAACAGAACCTAAAAAAGAAGAAGAAACTACTACTAAAGAGTAA